The window aCCATAGCACTTTTACGGAGGCAgtctctttattcctcaacttttgaacttgcctatcaagaatgacaactggaatttcctcataagtaaattcttcattaacctcaatagcctCTACTGGAACAATGAGCGACGGGTCTCCAAACACCGGGCGCACTAACAATATCTCGGGGGGTAACTCGAGCCTATAAGCCACTTGatcaatcctctgaatgattcaaTACAGTCAGATATAACTagaactcaatttccctttcttccccgcattatacccttcatgggagaaaccttcaagaatacgcAATCATcatctttgaactccaaatctctacgacacacatccgaataggacttttggagATTTTGAGCAGTCTTCAATCGTTCCTTAATGATCTTGACCCTCTCCATATCCTGATAAATGAGGTCTAGCCCTATCAATTCTGCTTCGACAACTTCAAACcaaccaatgggagatctacagctcctaccatatagagcctagaatggtgccatctgaatgctagcatggtaactgttattgtaggcaaattctatgagcggcaaatgattatcccagtaacccttgaagtcaagaataCAATTAGGCATCCTCAACTGTCTGAATATTCCACCCTGCTTGCTTGTCGGTCTGTtgatggaaagttgtactaagatttacctaaGTACCGAAGCCTTGCTATTATATCTGCCGGAAGTTAGCagtgaactgtgcccctcgatttgatatgatagaaactggagtaccatgcaaccttactatttctttgatatacaactgagcataatcttatgcgacgtgagtAATCTTAataggtaagaagtgtgctgatttcgtgagtcggtccacaataacccaaaatCGAGTCAAACACGAAGCGTGCGAGGTAGACCTACCACAAAGtctatattgatcatctcccacttccacataggaatttctatattctgtgccAAGCCACCAGACTTCtggtgctcggccttcacttgctgacaatttggacatctcgccacatctctcttcatgtcattccacccgtagacttccttgagatcatggtACATTTTCGTAGAgcctggatgcacggaatacttggaactgtgagcctcggtcatgatttttTCTCGGAGACcgtctacatttggaacacataatcgcccttggtaccttagcatACCATCATTCGAGCCAAGAGAAAAAACCATTGTTTTGAGTTTATGAATCctctccttcaattgcaccaataaCGGATCATCATATTATTTCTCCTTGACCTCTACTACAAGTAAGGATTCAGccttattttgcacaatcaccccgcCTTCATTGGAGTCCGTGAgccgaactcccaaactagccaatcgatgaacctccttggctaaCAACCTTtggtatgcctccaagtgagccatgCTACCCATAGTTTTCTGGCTACAGCAtccgctacaacattagccttccccggatgatatagaatattgatgtcgaagtccttcagtaactcaagccatattcTTTGCCTcatattcaattccttttgcttgaaaatatattgaaggcttttatggtccgtgaatatgtccACATGGACCACATATAAGTAATGACGCCAAATTGTCAACACAAATACCACcgctgcaagctctaagtcatgtgtatgataattcttctcatgattcttaagttgcctagaagcataagcggtcaccttgccatgttgcatcaatacacacccaagtacgatccttgaagcatcacaatataccaagAACCCATccgtaccctctggtagggtcaacccCAGTGCCATAGTCAATCTTGACTTCAACTTTTGGAAGATCTTTTCACAAGCatttgaccattggaacttaactaccttctacgtcaatttagtcaatggaaaGACAAGAGTAGAGAAATCATCCAAAATCCTCCTGTAATACAAAGCTAAGCCTAAGTAACTGCGAATCTTCATTGGAGTTGTAGTGCTCTCAATATCAAAGTGATGGTCCCTGCGGATGTTTACGCAATGTGATTTCTGCACAGTGCTCTGAATGTCAAAGTGAAGAAATTCAACCAAGCATGGGTAAACATCGGGAGTAACTATGACTCTCTTAAGGTAGACAAATGCCTCGTCATCTAATTAGTGATGCGCATGAATGGATT is drawn from Nicotiana tomentosiformis chromosome 12, ASM39032v3, whole genome shotgun sequence and contains these coding sequences:
- the LOC138902580 gene encoding uncharacterized protein, giving the protein MYHDLKEVYGWNDMKRDVARCPNCQQVKAEHQKSGGLAQNIEIPMWKWEMINIDFVALYGRSCRSPIGWFEVVEAELIGLDLIYQDMERVKIIKERLKTAQNLQKSYSDVCRRDLEFKDDDCRIDQVAYRLELPPEILLVRPVFGDPSLIVPVEAIEVNEEFTYEEIPVVILDRQVQKLRNKETASVKVLW